The Phaeodactylum tricornutum CCAP 1055/1 chromosome 8, whole genome shotgun sequence genome has a window encoding:
- a CDS encoding predicted protein: protein MPNYLETVNDDEKIVGRKVDNDEDTSRDTPGKETLGEKEPCTECYASSESDDTHDDKKGFHEEGEEIAEVLEEDNCQDEDSSTCFPQVQKYSAISSVSSRPLVSTWEEQRRQTARMSRKPLQSTGSTITLKERMKAFH from the coding sequence ATGCCCAATTACCTTGAGACCGtcaatgacgacgagaaaatTGTTGGTAGGAAAgttgacaatgacgaagacACATCTAGGGATACACCTGGAAAGGAGACTCTTGGAGAGAAGGAACCCTGTACAGAGTGCTATGCTTCGAGCGAGTCCGATGACACCCACGACGACAAAAAGGGTTTCCacgaagaaggagaagaaattgctgAAGTCTTAGAAGAAGACAATTGCCAAGACGAAGATTCCTCGACCTGCTTTCCACAAGTCCAAAAATACTCGGCGATATCATCCGTATCTAGTCGACCCCTAGTGTCCACTTGGGAAGAACAGCGCCGACAAACCGCTCGAATGAGCCGCAAGCCTCTTCAAAGCACTGGATCTACTATAACCCTCAAGGAGCGTATGAAAGCCTTCCATTGA
- a CDS encoding predicted protein, giving the protein MSSIRTAVSIFEATMRKNEELGCSDKSYISVFAKQFPSASHYGKSRGRFGSTEIQSDASSSVGQQHPFESQMGCEISVPDTTESSYSIDCSDNSFDLAISMPVQVRSIAIDRG; this is encoded by the coding sequence ATGTCCTCCATTCGTACAGCAGTTTCGATTTTCGAGGCCACCATGCGCAAGAACGAAGAGCTTGGCTGCAGCGATAAGTCGTACATTTCCGTTTTTGCCAAGCAATTTCCTTCCGCCTCTCATTATGGTAAGAGCAGAGGACGATTCGGGAGCACCGAAATTCAGTCTGATGCTTCGAGTTCGGTAGGCCAACAGCATCCTTTCGAATCTCAAATGGGTTGCGAGATCAGTGTGCCGGATACGACAGAATCCTCGTATTCCATAGATTGTAGCGACAATTCCTTTGACCTGGCGATTTCCATGCCAGTACAAGTTCGCTCGATTGCCATCGATCGGGGATAA
- a CDS encoding predicted protein, whose product MGEEPAIAPGLILFLCNFTMATKPHDGAAEEELLGWREVHAELVAAVISERETIAGLKAQKRYWLEEISANLTEDGKLTNSSVWKKPTPLKKAIKKSIGKKELKKTVGTKRKKEASIDSKTSKKARKKKSGEEEKKPTTAPAKSKVQKVKVRVEKANPKVEQLQGDDGRSSVDSYSAVHQKHGPQSSVHQQSQPPPHWGPSHHNFPMMAAVAFGSNPPVPGYPAMVHQQPPPQGYPQYYRPPSANPSHAYPLHRTYASIQDAADEESDEDPF is encoded by the exons ATGGGTGAAGAACCAGCCATCGCACCCGGCCTTatccttttcctttgtaaCTTCACGATGGCTACAAAACCGCACGATGGGGCTGCTGAGGAGGAATTACTAGGATGGAGGGAAGTACATGCAGAATTAGTGGCGGCCGTCATTAGTGAGCGCGAAACGATTGCCGGGCTGAAGGCGCAGAAGCGGTACTGGCTGGAAGAGATCAGTGCAAATTTGACGGAAGATGGAAAGCTTACAAACTCATCCGTGTGGAAGAAGCCTACCCCTTTGAAAAAAGCCATCAAAAAGAGCATCGGCAAGAAAGAGCTTAAAAAGACGGTAGggacgaaaaggaagaaagaagcaagTATTGATTCgaaaacaagcaaaaaggctcgaaagaaaaaatccGGTGAGGAAGAGAAGAAACCCACTACGGCTCCAGCGAAATCTAAGGTGCAGAAAGTCAAGGTTCGAGTAGAAAAGGCCAACCCAAAGGTGGAACAGCTTCAAGGGGATGACGGACGCAGCTCGGTCGACAGCTACAGCGCAGTTCATCAGAAGCATGGCCCGCAATCAAGTGTGCATCAACAATCGCAGCCGCCGCCCCACTGGGGTCCGAGTCATCACAATTTTCCAATGATG GCAGCTGTTGCGTTTGGATCAAATCCTCCAGTTCCAGGATATCCTGCAATGGTTCATCAGCAGCCTCCTCCACAAGGTTATCCTCAATACTATCGGCCTCCAAGTGCTAATCCCTCTCATGCGTATCCTCTGCATCGGACCTACGCATCGATTCAAGATGCAGCGGACGAAGAGTCTGACGAGGATCCGTTTTGA
- a CDS encoding predicted protein yields the protein MMRRIIIALLGTLLAITSQAFIVPTTCSPFSSAASSRATSFSLGIFGDSSGSGILSNLFGSKDPGPKTVLEIKASDVKVGALRFLLNIYLVGEQNNPQPKSWLTRQGDSGDLMIYYADGTGMLSLELQEYSIKAVRYGENPSLQYKLQESVLLHSILDELHNVAFGVEDIDEGKRLLQLKDDTVISKAREKLPARKA from the coding sequence ATGATGCGAAGAATCATCATTGCCCTTCTGGGGACTCTGCTTGCGATCACAAGCCAAGCGTTTATCGTCCCTACGACATGCTCGCCGTTTTCCTCGGCTGCAAGTTCACGGGCAACATCGTTTTCTTTGGGAATATTTGGTGACAGTAGTGGGAGTGGTATCCTTAGCAATCTCTTTGGAAGCAAAGACCCGGGTCCTAAGACGGTGCTGGAGATCAAGGCATCTGACGTCAAAGTTGGAGCATTGAGATTCTTACTCAATATATACTTGGTCGGAGAGCAGAATAATCCTCAGCCCAAGTCCTGGCTGACCCGCCAAGGAGACTCTGGCGATTTGATGATTTATTATGCCGATGGGACTGGTATGCTTTCTCTTGAACTACAAGAATATTCAATAAAAGCGGTGCGGTACGGCGAAAATCCATCGCTTCAGTATAAGCTGCAGGAAAGCGTCCTTTTGCATAGCATTTTGGATGAACTACACAATGTAGCTTTCGGAGTAGAAGACATAGATGAGGGGAAGCGGTTGCTCCAACTGAAGGACGATACAGTAATCTCGAAAGCCCGTGAAAAACTACCGGCAAGAAAAGCGTAA